A region of Chitinophaga horti DNA encodes the following proteins:
- a CDS encoding glycoside hydrolase family 127 protein, translating to MRLKIMLAAICLGGVLHTSAQATGEAQRTALRQNPYRELPLGAIKAQGWLKEMLVRQKTGATGQLDRLYPSVMGNRNGWLGGDGDQWERGPYWLDGLLPLAYLLDDKELIAKTKPWVEWAIKSQQPDGYFGPSKDYGPEPGVQRDNSRDWWPKMVMLKVLKQYYSATGDQRVIKLMTNYFRYQLKELPSKPLDNWTFWAKYRGGDNLMLVYWLYNITGDNFLLELGDLLHKQTFDYTTAFLDRKLLATQGSIHCVNLAQGFKEPMIYYQRHPEQKYLDAIQTGFADLRKFNGMAHGLYGGDETLHGNNPTQGSEFCSAVEMMFSLESMLEITGQVSFADHLEKIAFNALPAQASDDFLTRQYFQQANQVMATHKMRNFETNHDGTDVCYGLLTGFPCCTANMHQGWPKFAQNLWYTTADSGLAALVYAASDVKTVINGKPVSFKEETNYPFNEEVRFVFNTAKKSTVTFPLHLRIPAWCKSATIKVNGENWSQPEGNQVVKISRTWKDGDVVELTLPMHIYRNTWEENAISVERGPLVYALKIGESTKLVKNPGHPNNYGGPEFYEVRPTTPWNYGLIQTDRQKMEEQYQFEKKAIVATYPWNLDNAPVQIKTKARRIPSWQLYNEMAGPLPFSITYRFESAAEEEDIVLVPYGCTNLRISQFPVVNRR from the coding sequence ATGAGATTAAAGATCATGTTGGCTGCCATTTGTCTTGGCGGAGTATTACACACATCAGCCCAGGCCACAGGCGAAGCGCAGCGTACAGCATTGCGACAGAACCCTTACCGCGAATTGCCGTTGGGGGCTATCAAAGCGCAAGGCTGGCTGAAGGAGATGCTCGTCCGGCAAAAAACCGGCGCTACCGGTCAGCTCGACCGCCTATACCCCTCTGTCATGGGCAACCGCAACGGCTGGCTGGGCGGCGACGGCGACCAGTGGGAGCGTGGTCCGTACTGGCTCGACGGACTATTGCCACTCGCGTATCTGCTCGACGATAAAGAACTGATCGCTAAAACCAAACCCTGGGTAGAGTGGGCGATTAAAAGCCAGCAACCCGACGGATACTTTGGTCCGTCGAAAGACTACGGTCCGGAACCCGGCGTGCAGCGCGACAATAGTCGTGACTGGTGGCCGAAAATGGTGATGCTGAAAGTGCTGAAACAATACTACTCTGCCACTGGCGACCAGCGTGTGATCAAACTGATGACTAATTATTTCCGTTACCAGCTGAAAGAACTGCCGTCCAAACCCCTCGACAACTGGACCTTCTGGGCGAAGTACAGGGGTGGCGATAACCTGATGCTCGTGTACTGGCTGTACAACATCACCGGCGACAACTTTCTGCTGGAACTCGGCGACCTGTTGCACAAACAAACCTTCGATTACACCACCGCCTTCCTCGACCGCAAGCTGCTGGCTACGCAAGGCAGCATCCACTGTGTGAACCTGGCGCAGGGATTCAAGGAACCGATGATCTACTATCAACGTCATCCCGAACAAAAATACCTGGATGCCATCCAGACCGGTTTCGCGGATCTGCGTAAGTTCAATGGCATGGCCCACGGCCTCTATGGTGGCGACGAAACGCTGCATGGTAACAATCCTACCCAGGGTTCTGAATTTTGTTCCGCAGTAGAAATGATGTTCTCGCTGGAAAGCATGCTCGAAATTACCGGCCAGGTATCCTTTGCAGATCATCTTGAAAAAATTGCCTTCAATGCTTTACCTGCACAGGCTTCCGACGACTTCCTGACCCGCCAGTATTTTCAGCAGGCTAACCAGGTGATGGCGACACATAAGATGCGCAACTTCGAAACGAACCACGATGGTACAGATGTATGTTACGGCCTGCTCACCGGCTTCCCTTGTTGCACGGCCAACATGCACCAGGGCTGGCCCAAGTTCGCACAGAACCTCTGGTATACCACGGCTGATAGTGGTCTGGCCGCCCTCGTGTACGCAGCCAGCGACGTGAAGACGGTGATCAACGGCAAGCCTGTAAGTTTTAAAGAAGAAACCAATTATCCTTTTAACGAGGAAGTGCGTTTTGTATTTAATACTGCTAAGAAATCGACCGTTACCTTCCCGCTGCACCTGCGTATTCCCGCCTGGTGTAAAAGCGCGACCATCAAAGTAAACGGCGAGAACTGGTCACAGCCGGAAGGCAACCAGGTCGTAAAAATCAGCCGCACCTGGAAAGATGGAGATGTAGTGGAGTTAACACTTCCTATGCACATTTACCGCAACACCTGGGAAGAGAACGCTATTTCTGTAGAACGCGGTCCGCTCGTATATGCCTTGAAGATAGGAGAGTCGACCAAGCTGGTAAAAAATCCTGGTCACCCGAACAACTATGGTGGACCTGAGTTTTACGAAGTGCGGCCAACAACCCCCTGGAACTACGGGCTGATACAGACAGACCGCCAGAAAATGGAGGAACAGTATCAGTTTGAAAAGAAAGCTATTGTCGCAACCTACCCCTGGAACCTGGACAATGCACCCGTGCAAATCAAAACGAAAGCCCGCAGGATACCTTCCTGGCAACTATACAATGAAATGGCCGGACCGCTGCCTTTCAGCATCACTTACCGCTTCGAATCGGCGGCTGAGGAAGAAGACATCGTGTTAGTGCCTTATGGCTGTACAAATTTGAGAATATCACAGTTCCCTGTTGTGAACAGGCGATAA
- a CDS encoding RagB/SusD family nutrient uptake outer membrane protein — translation MTRFKKCILALALAPSMLGACNSDLNEIVYSDVTEQNYTYDNATTAMGIVYANMRSLFGHTNFYMAQETTSDELVMPANPSGWDDGGIFKRMHLHTWNSENPQLLNMWNILYRGVTNSNRVIAQLESGKVPPPTGVTKESLIAEMRAARAFFYWLICDNFGDAPLVTTIGTELPEKATRKNIYDFIVTELNEAIPDLSKTNGTAMHGRFNEWAARALLANIYLNAKVYVGEDKWGDCLTQCNEIINSGKYSLEDNFRDVFRTQNENSPEIVFAIPFDENRGGGFFVDMFSWHAALRDKRAMQITPWGSGSAMGVPQFIDTYDPADKRLGDTWLMGQQFALDGTTPLKGSYDIAGQNLVFTKNLPDGLFTGEAEGYRMNKFEIKIGARFDLSNDFPFFRYAQVLMMKAECMMRTGDADGAALLVTDVRRRSFTDPVKANVSGAALTGNTRYQYGYVENYQLVDPGNTAVVPFGGFMDELGWEFAWEAQRRRDNIRFGVYTTKSWLSHKPQGADRATFMIPQVAVNANPKLK, via the coding sequence ATGACACGTTTTAAAAAATGCATCCTGGCCCTGGCATTGGCTCCCTCTATGCTGGGCGCCTGCAACAGCGATCTGAACGAGATCGTATATTCCGACGTTACCGAACAAAACTACACCTACGATAATGCTACGACGGCAATGGGCATTGTATATGCGAATATGCGCAGCCTGTTCGGTCATACGAATTTTTATATGGCGCAGGAAACCACTTCGGATGAACTGGTGATGCCCGCCAACCCTTCCGGCTGGGACGACGGCGGCATTTTTAAAAGAATGCACCTGCACACCTGGAACTCCGAAAACCCGCAGCTGCTCAACATGTGGAACATCCTGTACCGCGGCGTTACCAATTCCAACCGGGTCATCGCTCAACTGGAATCGGGTAAAGTGCCGCCGCCAACTGGTGTGACGAAAGAATCGCTGATCGCGGAAATGCGGGCTGCGCGGGCTTTCTTTTACTGGTTGATATGCGACAACTTCGGTGATGCGCCGCTCGTTACCACGATCGGTACCGAACTACCGGAAAAGGCAACACGAAAAAATATCTATGATTTCATTGTGACCGAACTGAATGAGGCGATTCCTGATCTTAGTAAAACTAACGGCACGGCAATGCATGGCCGTTTCAATGAATGGGCTGCCAGGGCTTTACTTGCCAACATCTACCTCAACGCGAAAGTATATGTGGGCGAAGATAAGTGGGGCGATTGCCTCACCCAATGCAACGAGATCATCAACAGTGGTAAGTACAGCCTGGAAGACAACTTCCGCGATGTGTTCAGAACGCAGAACGAAAACTCGCCGGAGATCGTATTCGCCATCCCCTTTGATGAAAACCGCGGTGGAGGCTTTTTTGTAGACATGTTTTCCTGGCATGCCGCACTGCGTGATAAACGCGCGATGCAAATAACGCCCTGGGGCTCGGGCTCCGCGATGGGCGTGCCTCAGTTCATCGATACCTACGATCCCGCCGATAAACGCCTGGGTGATACCTGGCTGATGGGACAACAGTTTGCGCTGGACGGCACCACGCCATTAAAAGGCTCCTACGACATTGCCGGTCAGAACCTGGTGTTCACAAAGAACCTGCCCGACGGACTGTTCACCGGCGAAGCGGAAGGTTATCGCATGAATAAGTTCGAGATCAAGATTGGTGCGCGCTTCGACCTGAGTAATGATTTTCCGTTCTTTCGCTACGCGCAGGTATTGATGATGAAAGCCGAGTGTATGATGCGGACGGGCGACGCAGACGGTGCGGCATTGCTGGTAACAGATGTGCGCCGGAGAAGTTTTACAGATCCTGTCAAGGCGAATGTCAGCGGGGCTGCGCTTACCGGCAATACGCGCTACCAGTATGGTTACGTAGAAAATTATCAGTTGGTGGATCCGGGAAATACAGCTGTTGTGCCGTTCGGTGGTTTCATGGACGAGCTGGGCTGGGAGTTTGCATGGGAGGCACAACGCCGTCGCGATAACATTCGGTTTGGCGTATACACTACGAAAAGTTGGTTGTCGCACAAACCGCAGGGTGCCGACAGGGCCACGTTCATGATTCCGCAGGTAGCGGTTAACGCGAATCCAAAGCTGAAGTAG
- a CDS encoding TonB-dependent receptor domain-containing protein, whose amino-acid sequence MGKKEEANIGLDYGLWNNRVTGSLDLYKRTTRDLLLDYSVPTPPYLYNTIRANAASMENKGIEFQVNVAAIDQKDFKWNTSINYSTNKNKLLSLSDKNFQLAAGYFDAGTTEEPIQQALARIQIGQPIGNFWGFKSVDIDENGYWIIEGKDGAAKPIAQQQADDKQIIGNGLPKHYLNFNNSLSYKNFDLNVTMRGAFGFQVLNSPRMFYAAPVMLTRGNLLTSAYDNIYGKRPLADDQSLNYLSYYIEDGDYWKIDNVTIGYSIPLKKVAIKGLRVYASGSNLVTFTKYTGVDPEVGVSGLTPGFDNRDRYPATTTFTLGASFTF is encoded by the coding sequence CTGGGAAAAAAAGAGGAGGCGAACATCGGTCTTGATTATGGTTTATGGAACAACCGCGTAACCGGCTCGCTCGACCTTTACAAGCGCACTACACGCGACTTATTACTAGATTATTCGGTGCCTACGCCGCCGTATCTGTATAATACCATTCGCGCCAATGCGGCGTCTATGGAAAACAAGGGGATCGAATTCCAGGTGAATGTAGCGGCCATCGATCAAAAGGATTTCAAATGGAATACGTCAATCAACTATTCTACCAATAAAAATAAACTGCTGTCACTGTCCGATAAAAACTTTCAGCTGGCAGCCGGTTACTTCGATGCCGGTACCACCGAAGAGCCCATTCAGCAGGCGTTGGCAAGGATACAGATTGGTCAGCCTATCGGTAATTTCTGGGGCTTTAAGTCCGTCGATATTGATGAAAACGGGTATTGGATCATTGAAGGGAAAGATGGAGCAGCCAAGCCGATCGCGCAGCAGCAGGCGGATGATAAACAGATTATCGGTAATGGTTTGCCGAAGCATTACCTCAACTTCAACAACAGCCTGAGTTATAAAAACTTCGACCTGAATGTGACCATGCGCGGTGCTTTCGGCTTCCAGGTATTGAACTCGCCCCGTATGTTTTATGCGGCGCCGGTGATGCTTACACGTGGCAACCTGCTTACTTCCGCTTATGATAACATTTATGGCAAACGCCCGCTGGCGGATGATCAGTCGCTGAATTACCTGAGTTATTATATTGAAGACGGTGATTACTGGAAGATCGACAACGTAACGATCGGCTACAGCATCCCGCTGAAGAAGGTAGCGATAAAGGGTTTGAGAGTATATGCATCAGGTTCTAACCTGGTCACCTTTACCAAATACACCGGTGTTGATCCGGAAGTAGGTGTATCGGGACTTACACCTGGTTTCGATAACCGCGATCGTTATCCTGCTACCACCACCTTTACGCTTGGCGCATCTTTCACCTTTTAA
- a CDS encoding SusC/RagA family TonB-linked outer membrane protein has protein sequence MKRSLLLPAGWVAMVGITVLPLALFSHPARAIGEYEPTTNYFQEVKVSGTVTDESGTPLPGVGVRIKGGSTGVATDAAGHYSIAVPRESATLLFSYIGFTPQEVVVGNRSTINVKLLATETSLNAVVVVGYGTQKRERVTTAIASVISENFVKGAVQDAAQLVRGKVAGLNVITPDGNPTSTAQINLRGITTITSGTSPLVLIDGVPGTLTTVAPEDIESIDVLKDGSAAAIYGTRGTNGVILITTRKVAGEMPATIDVNSYVTAQRITRKLDFMNAAQYRELVAQGKPGAYDYGATTDWIDEITRTPISQVYNLSLRGGSKNTSYIANLNYRSMQGLILRSDNKILYPRIEVNHRMLDGKLRLNANLSGSQQTYFSGSDGGAYRGDVYRNGLTYNPTDPVKDANGNWTEHTDKTAYANPVSLLMETDGKNQQANFRTIGTVTYSPIKGLDVMLLGSRDLNNSTRGYYESKKHYSTLRDGRNGYASRGTTRSQEDLLELTVNYQRSFADHDFTVLGGYSWRQTNYQDYWMQNWDFPTDDFSYNNIGAGLALARGEAPQNSYQSSNKLIGYFFRLNYSFKNKYLLMASIRREGSSKFGVNNKYGNFPAVSAGWNIRNEGFMENVKAVSALKLRGGYGITGTEPNDPYMSLNRLNFDTYTLVNGQWVQAINPSTNANPDLRWEKKRRRTSVLIMVYGTTA, from the coding sequence ATGAAAAGAAGCTTACTTCTTCCGGCCGGTTGGGTGGCCATGGTAGGAATTACCGTGCTCCCGCTGGCGCTCTTTTCCCATCCCGCCAGGGCGATAGGAGAGTACGAGCCAACTACGAACTATTTTCAAGAAGTGAAAGTGTCGGGAACGGTGACCGACGAATCCGGCACGCCGCTGCCAGGCGTGGGCGTCAGGATCAAAGGAGGAAGTACCGGTGTGGCGACCGATGCCGCCGGTCATTACAGTATCGCTGTTCCGCGCGAATCCGCTACGCTGCTATTCAGTTATATCGGCTTCACCCCGCAGGAAGTCGTGGTCGGCAATCGCAGCACGATCAATGTAAAGCTGCTCGCTACCGAAACTTCGCTCAACGCCGTTGTGGTTGTCGGTTATGGCACACAGAAGCGCGAACGGGTAACCACCGCCATTGCCAGCGTGATATCAGAAAACTTCGTGAAAGGTGCCGTGCAGGATGCTGCCCAACTGGTGCGCGGCAAAGTGGCCGGGCTGAACGTGATTACGCCAGATGGTAATCCTACGAGTACGGCGCAGATCAATCTTCGCGGTATCACAACAATCACGTCCGGTACTTCCCCATTGGTGCTGATCGACGGTGTGCCGGGAACGCTTACCACGGTAGCGCCGGAAGACATAGAATCGATCGATGTATTGAAAGACGGATCTGCCGCCGCTATTTACGGCACAAGAGGTACGAACGGCGTGATACTTATCACCACGCGTAAAGTGGCAGGAGAAATGCCTGCCACGATTGACGTAAACAGTTATGTAACGGCGCAACGCATCACCCGTAAACTTGATTTTATGAATGCTGCGCAATACCGCGAGCTGGTGGCGCAAGGCAAACCAGGCGCTTACGACTATGGTGCTACCACCGATTGGATCGATGAAATTACACGCACGCCCATCTCGCAGGTATATAACCTCTCCCTGCGCGGCGGCTCTAAAAATACGAGCTACATCGCTAACCTGAACTACCGCAGCATGCAGGGGCTCATCCTGCGCTCGGATAACAAGATCTTATATCCACGTATCGAAGTAAATCATCGTATGCTGGATGGAAAACTTCGCCTGAACGCCAACCTGAGCGGCAGCCAGCAAACTTACTTCTCCGGTTCTGACGGTGGTGCCTACCGCGGCGATGTATACCGCAACGGTCTTACGTATAATCCCACCGACCCGGTAAAAGACGCCAATGGTAACTGGACCGAACATACAGATAAAACCGCCTACGCCAACCCGGTATCGCTGTTGATGGAAACGGACGGCAAAAATCAGCAGGCCAATTTCCGTACGATCGGTACCGTTACTTACTCCCCGATCAAAGGCCTCGATGTGATGTTACTCGGCTCCCGCGACCTCAATAACAGTACGCGCGGTTATTACGAAAGCAAGAAACACTACTCCACTTTGCGCGACGGCCGCAATGGCTACGCCTCCCGCGGTACCACGCGTTCGCAGGAAGATTTGCTGGAACTTACGGTCAACTACCAGCGCAGCTTCGCCGATCACGATTTCACAGTATTGGGCGGCTACAGCTGGCGACAAACGAACTACCAGGATTACTGGATGCAGAACTGGGATTTTCCGACAGATGATTTTTCCTATAATAATATCGGGGCCGGACTGGCACTCGCAAGGGGAGAGGCGCCGCAGAACTCCTATCAAAGTAGCAATAAACTGATCGGGTACTTCTTCCGATTGAACTACAGCTTTAAAAACAAGTATTTGCTGATGGCTAGCATCCGTCGTGAAGGCTCTTCCAAATTTGGTGTGAACAACAAGTATGGTAATTTTCCGGCCGTATCCGCCGGTTGGAATATACGGAACGAAGGCTTTATGGAAAACGTGAAAGCTGTTAGTGCATTGAAGTTGCGCGGTGGTTACGGCATTACCGGTACAGAGCCCAACGATCCCTACATGTCGCTCAACCGCCTGAACTTCGATACCTATACATTGGTGAACGGACAATGGGTACAGGCGATCAATCCATCTACCAATGCGAATCCTGACCTGCGCTGGGAAAAAAAGAGGAGGCGAACATCGGTCTTGATTATGGTTTATGGAACAACCGCGTAA
- a CDS encoding sensor histidine kinase, with protein sequence MRYALLYILLFCMAGTARSQPVYFRHYQVEDGLPNNTVFAVLQDSKGFMWFGTKEGLSRFDGSAFKAFNMAQNNGLNTREFVYCIGEGIRNTLWIGTRKGVYEFDPRTETFTARAPAQKGEVLDIITDGKGKVWFTADLRLNCYDERNERITSYLPNLRIAAISMGEDGTIWAGAIDGAILRYEADSFRCVNPGNTTLRDMNALYAAATGEILVGTIRGLTAFDPATGHYRPLLGKKPVYVRDILHFSGNEYWIASESGIHSINLANGTIQLLQQQDSDPYSLSDNAAYTLYRDREGGTWCGTYFGGLNYYHQQHSYFRKYFRTSTSNSLSGHAVREICADGHGNLWIGTEDAGLNKLNTSSGEITRYPYPTAVSSTNIHALLADGNELWVGTFQQGLDVLDIRTGKRLRHYNADPAGNGLKSNFIISACKTESGDLLFGTSHGIYRYERTSGRFVPAPGFPEHCYVFSLYEDQDGCLWAGTIGNGLYYYHPKKGTKGNFRYDASGKGISSNSICGLFEDSQQQLWISTEGGGLCRLDKDRRQFSRFNTSSGLPSDMVYKVLEDPQHRLWISTSQGLVVHDPAAESWKVYSKSHGLLTDQFNYNAGYSDSSGTLFFGSVKGLISFRPASLLPDTGSPPVHITSLQLNNREFDQLPYAISFADTVRINYDQSSFAIGFAALTYIAADMTTYAYRLDGLERNWTYLPTNRKVYFTDLSPGDYLFRVRTGWDQRETRLLIRILPPWWLSFPAYFAYGACTLLLIYFLIRTYHRRQRERHQRKMAIFEQQKEKEIYKAKIEFFTNVAHEIRTPLTLIKGPLEMVIDELGEHPGVKKSLQNIERNTARLVALTDQLLDFRQTEHQDFRLSFVEADIPLTVQKNVQAFAVAAQQKSLAFELQLPAQHFSAFIDMEAFHKIIDNLIGNALKYAGSQVLVTVEEPGEQGNFVIRVMNDGALIPWQLREKIFEPFFRIHSMEQPGSGIGLPLARALTQLHSGHLQLREPVNGMNIFELTLPVHQEIEFTLNAVQSK encoded by the coding sequence ATGAGATATGCGCTTCTTTATATACTGCTGTTTTGTATGGCCGGCACTGCCCGGTCGCAGCCGGTGTACTTCAGGCATTACCAAGTAGAGGACGGACTGCCAAATAACACGGTGTTTGCTGTCTTACAGGATAGCAAGGGTTTCATGTGGTTCGGCACGAAGGAAGGCCTCAGCAGGTTTGACGGCAGCGCGTTCAAGGCTTTCAACATGGCGCAGAACAATGGCCTTAATACGCGGGAGTTCGTGTATTGTATAGGCGAAGGTATTCGAAATACGCTATGGATCGGCACGCGTAAAGGTGTATACGAGTTTGATCCTCGTACAGAAACGTTTACGGCCAGGGCGCCGGCACAAAAAGGCGAAGTGCTGGACATTATCACTGATGGCAAAGGGAAGGTATGGTTTACCGCCGACCTGCGATTAAATTGTTACGATGAACGGAATGAGCGCATCACCAGTTACTTGCCCAACCTGCGCATCGCCGCCATCAGCATGGGCGAAGACGGTACGATATGGGCAGGTGCCATCGATGGGGCTATCTTACGATATGAGGCCGACAGCTTCCGTTGTGTAAACCCTGGCAATACAACTTTGCGTGATATGAACGCGCTTTACGCTGCGGCAACAGGAGAGATACTGGTCGGCACTATTCGTGGACTGACCGCCTTCGACCCCGCCACCGGGCATTATCGTCCGTTACTGGGCAAGAAGCCGGTGTATGTGCGCGACATTCTTCACTTTTCCGGCAATGAATATTGGATTGCGAGTGAATCGGGCATTCATAGTATCAATCTGGCCAACGGCACTATACAGTTATTGCAGCAACAGGATTCCGACCCTTATTCTCTTTCTGATAATGCAGCCTACACTTTATACCGCGACCGTGAAGGCGGCACCTGGTGCGGCACTTATTTCGGGGGATTAAATTACTATCACCAGCAACACAGTTACTTCAGAAAATACTTCCGGACCAGTACCAGCAATAGTTTAAGCGGCCACGCTGTTCGTGAAATATGTGCCGATGGTCATGGTAATTTGTGGATTGGTACCGAGGATGCAGGGCTGAATAAACTCAACACTTCATCCGGAGAGATCACTCGTTATCCTTACCCGACAGCCGTTTCATCTACAAATATTCATGCACTACTGGCAGATGGAAATGAACTATGGGTGGGAACTTTTCAGCAGGGGCTGGATGTGCTGGATATTCGGACCGGTAAACGCCTGCGGCACTACAATGCCGATCCGGCGGGCAACGGTTTAAAATCGAACTTTATCATCTCTGCCTGCAAAACGGAATCGGGTGATCTGCTGTTTGGTACCAGTCATGGCATTTACCGTTACGAGCGCACCAGCGGGCGATTTGTGCCAGCACCGGGCTTTCCTGAACATTGTTATGTATTTAGTTTGTACGAAGACCAGGATGGCTGCCTTTGGGCAGGCACCATCGGTAACGGGCTCTATTATTATCACCCGAAAAAAGGAACGAAAGGTAATTTCCGCTACGACGCCAGCGGCAAAGGTATCAGCAGCAACAGCATCTGCGGCCTATTTGAAGACAGTCAGCAACAACTCTGGATATCCACCGAAGGCGGTGGCCTGTGCCGGCTCGATAAAGACAGGCGGCAGTTCAGCCGTTTCAATACCAGCTCCGGCCTGCCGAGCGACATGGTGTACAAAGTGTTAGAAGATCCGCAACATCGCCTCTGGATCAGCACTTCCCAAGGACTCGTCGTACATGACCCGGCAGCAGAAAGCTGGAAAGTGTACAGCAAATCACACGGACTGCTCACCGATCAATTCAATTATAATGCAGGTTACAGTGATAGTTCCGGCACCTTATTTTTCGGCAGTGTAAAAGGACTGATCAGCTTCCGCCCTGCTTCCCTGCTGCCGGATACCGGTAGTCCGCCCGTACATATTACCAGCCTGCAGTTAAACAACCGTGAATTTGACCAGCTGCCGTATGCGATTAGTTTTGCGGACACAGTGCGCATCAATTACGACCAATCGTCTTTTGCGATCGGCTTCGCTGCCCTCACTTATATTGCTGCAGACATGACCACTTATGCTTACCGGTTGGATGGACTGGAGCGCAACTGGACGTACCTGCCCACCAACCGCAAAGTATATTTCACCGACCTCTCCCCAGGTGATTACCTGTTCCGCGTGCGTACTGGCTGGGACCAGCGGGAAACAAGATTATTGATACGCATCCTGCCGCCATGGTGGTTAAGCTTTCCGGCATATTTCGCATACGGTGCATGTACACTATTGCTGATCTACTTTCTTATCCGCACATACCACCGTCGCCAACGGGAGCGGCATCAGCGTAAGATGGCCATCTTTGAGCAACAGAAAGAGAAAGAGATCTATAAAGCCAAGATCGAATTTTTCACGAATGTAGCGCATGAGATACGCACGCCGCTGACATTGATTAAAGGTCCGCTCGAAATGGTGATCGATGAATTGGGCGAACATCCGGGTGTGAAAAAGAGTTTACAAAACATTGAAAGAAATACAGCGAGGCTGGTGGCCTTAACCGACCAGCTGCTGGACTTCCGGCAAACCGAGCACCAGGACTTCCGCCTTAGTTTTGTGGAGGCGGACATACCGCTTACTGTACAGAAAAACGTGCAGGCATTTGCGGTGGCGGCACAGCAGAAGTCATTGGCGTTTGAGCTGCAATTACCTGCCCAACACTTTTCTGCCTTCATCGACATGGAAGCGTTTCACAAGATCATCGACAACCTGATCGGCAATGCGCTGAAGTATGCAGGCAGCCAGGTGCTCGTGACGGTCGAAGAACCTGGTGAGCAGGGCAACTTTGTAATACGTGTAATGAACGATGGCGCACTGATTCCCTGGCAGCTGCGGGAGAAAATATTTGAACCGTTCTTCCGTATACATTCGATGGAACAACCCGGATCGGGCATTGGTCTGCCACTCGCGCGTGCGCTTACACAACTGCACAGCGGCCACTTACAACTTCGCGAACCAGTAAACGGGATGAACATCTTCGAATTAACATTGCCTGTACACCAGGAAATCGAGTTTACATTAAATGCAGTTCAATCGAAATAA
- a CDS encoding response regulator transcription factor — protein sequence MLPTILIVDDNKEILEFVEEILGDQYHILKITNGQQALELLSSTTVQLIVSDVMMPVMDGFEFCRRIKSDLEHCHIPVILLTAKNTLVARIEGLELGADAYIEKPFSPRHLKAQVANLLANRGMLREYFVNTPLIHIKSMASGKADEQFLERLNDIILQHLDNAQLDGELLAVELNMSRPTLYRKIKAISNLTVHELINLARLKKAAALLAEGNLRVFEVAHITGFSSPNHFNRIFAKQFSMSPTAFMKTHAGKRDHQD from the coding sequence ATGCTTCCTACTATATTAATCGTTGATGACAATAAAGAGATACTGGAATTCGTAGAAGAAATTCTCGGAGATCAGTATCATATTTTGAAGATCACCAACGGGCAGCAGGCGCTGGAGCTGCTGTCCAGCACCACCGTACAACTCATCGTCAGCGACGTCATGATGCCTGTCATGGACGGCTTCGAGTTCTGCCGGCGCATCAAATCAGACCTGGAACATTGCCACATACCCGTGATCCTGCTCACCGCTAAAAATACCCTGGTAGCCCGAATCGAAGGATTGGAACTCGGGGCAGACGCGTATATCGAAAAGCCTTTTTCGCCCAGGCACCTGAAAGCCCAGGTAGCCAACCTGCTCGCAAACCGGGGCATGTTGCGCGAGTACTTTGTCAACACACCACTCATTCATATCAAAAGTATGGCGAGCGGCAAAGCCGACGAACAGTTCCTGGAACGCCTGAACGACATCATCCTCCAACACCTGGACAATGCACAACTAGACGGAGAACTGCTTGCCGTAGAATTGAACATGAGCCGCCCCACCCTCTACCGGAAAATAAAAGCCATATCTAACCTCACCGTACATGAACTGATCAACCTGGCCCGTTTAAAGAAAGCTGCAGCCTTACTCGCGGAAGGCAACCTGCGCGTGTTCGAGGTCGCGCACATCACTGGTTTCAGTTCTCCCAATCACTTTAACCGGATATTCGCAAAACAGTTTTCGATGTCGCCTACTGCGTTTATGAAAACACATGCAGGCAAACGCGACCATCAAGATTAA